Below is a window of Humulus lupulus chromosome 2, drHumLupu1.1, whole genome shotgun sequence DNA.
AGATTTCacagataatatatatatatatatatatctatatatcgAAGAAAGAGGCCCTGACACATAAGGTGAGTGTGGAAGTTCTACAAGGCAGAGAGTAATGCCAAAAGCTATAATTATTAATACATCTCCTCAAACAATCAGGTCTAAAACTGTTAAAAATTCCTTCCAATACCATCAAAACATAGTTGCCTCAGAAAAATCTTAAACTAGGACGAATCATACAGTTTAATGAGTATTAACTCTGAAAAAATGACTTCCCATTAGAAAACCTCAAGCATAATCTGCACCTATCTTAATGCAGAATTCAATCCAAGGTTAAGTAATCATATTTCATAATATTCTTTGCAGTTAGGGAAGTTGGGCTAGGCTGCTTGACCAAAtatatatgtttgagattttTTCATAACTAATGAATAACTATTTTCTCTCCTATGCTTTTTCTTTATTCTTCTACTCTCCTCCACTAATTCCCATCTGAATGACACTGTGTAGTTAGGGAAGTTGGGCAAATTTAGAATAGGTTAGAACATCAAAATTCAGAAAGTGTGTTATCTTATTAAGTGTCTGTCCAAATAAAAAACATGGTTGAGCTTTTTAAAACATCCTTTTTTTTAATCAATCTATAATATTGGAGTGGATAATCCTAAATTTCCAATTTTCCCTTGTATCCTACCTTTTAACCATATTTTCAATGATCAATGAGAGGggaaaaaaatacaagaaaactgATCAATATCTAAATTACTCGAGCACAATAGCTTATTAAACAAACGAGGAAAAAATGGGAGGCGTATAAGACTTGATCATAGATTGAATTTCAATTTCAATTTCCTTGTTGGGTTTGGGTTATTGAGACTAGAAATTGTAAATGAAAaccaaaagagagagagagaaagagagagagtgaaGGGTAACTCACCAGATCTTTAAATATTAGAAAAGCGATGACGAAGAAAAGGACAAAGAGGATCTCAAACTCAGCCATTCTTACAAATCCAAAGACCGAGTTCACCACACGACTCATCGCTGATTCCTTCCGATTTCCGCTCCCAACTCGCCCAACCCCACGCCCTGGCCCTGCCATcttatctctttctcttcttctgaTTTCTCCGTTTCACTTGGTCTTTCCGTGTTTGGATAATCGCATATTTGGTCTTCCCTACCTCACTTTTGACGATTTCGCTATACTATTGCTACTAAGTccttcaattatttaattatgagTAAATGGAACCTAATTATTTAATGGCATACTAATGTTGCATAATTTTTGTAAATTTACTTAACATCTTTGCACTTTATATCCAAACTTTTTTTTACTACAAatgtataatatttttaaaatattgcacttttatatttattttttattattttaataaataataagaaagtaaaagaaaaatataagattttaattattttttaaattttaaattattttctctttcatattatttctcaaaataacaattttaaattaaacattaataaatattttattaaaattaataaaaatgatttaaaataattaaaattttatatattttcatcaatttaaaatataagtatttttgtaaaaaaaaaagtaaaagaaaaatataagttttaatcattttgattaattttactaatcttatttttttttattattttgaaggtgaaaataatttaagattttaaaaataattaaaatccaatatttttccttcactttcttattatttctcaaaataattttaaaaaataggtataaaagtgcaacattttaaaaatattaggtatatttaccacaaaaaaaagtttaggtataaaagtgtaacattttgatgacattgagtatatttactgccaaaaaaaagattgagtataaaagtgcaacattttgaaaatattggatATTTTAGCTACCATTTTCTCTTTAGTTAATTATAAATTAAGACCTCATCATTTGTTTAGAGTAATACCTCTCACCTATGGTAATTTTTTGGGGAATTTCATATTTATGGTTTTTTTAAGTAGTTTTATAAAATTATGggtatttattaaaattttaaggTATCTAGGCATGGGTTATGCCATAATCAGTGTAGGTGTTCTTGGATTTTTTGTTTAGGCTCATCATATATTTACTGTGGGCTTAGATGTTGATACCCGTGCCTACTTCATCGCAGTTACCATGATCATAGTTGTCCCCACTAGAATAAAAATCTTTAGTTGGATCGCTATCATGTGGAGGGTTCGATACAATACAAAACACCCATGTTATTTGTTGTAGGGTTCATCTTTTCGTTCACCATAGGAAGACTCATTTGAATAGTCCTGGAAAAATTATGGGCTAGACATTGCTCTGCATGATACTTATTATGTGGCTTCACATTTCCATTTCTTTCTATGGAGCTGTTTTTGCTTTATTTGCAGGATTTTACTATTGGGCTGGTAAAATCTTTGGTTGGGCATACCCTGAAACTTTAGGTCAAATCCATTTTTGgatcattttttttttgggttaatCTGACCTTCTTTCCCATGCATTTTTTAGGGCTTTAGGGGTATGTCAATTACACTTTGGATTACAAAATATAATAagatatacaataataatactcTTATTTCTAATTACAATTTTACACTTAGAGATATtgtgtagcgtctcagaattttacttagctagatagtagtagtagtgtaacgccctggatagccaagaccgctacactgtgtgtttataaaggtgtgagacttgctaatcaagtcatttaatcaaaacgtgtcattagctaaagtgttctagggctaaaagacattttggccgcaaaagaaacattttatagattataaacaatttacagaagggatccccaaaagtacaacgtttaaaagttggtttacaaaattcaacagttaagagtaaccattagccatactaaggcaaaatacaaggttctggtcctctcgtccctgtaatctcctcaaccgtggcggttgagcggccaGACATGTAcagtcaccctgcagagctctccgatcagggttgatcaatcttgcccttgcctttacctgcaccacacagcacctgtgagccaaggcccagcaagaaaacaacatacacaacacaTACAACATTATCAAGCAAAtattctaataagcatgttcaaatattcaatccatagcatGTAAGCATACTTCATGGTACAAATAAATTCATCcatacttagattattcaacacactcattaatcacattcatagccaaatataataatcaacaatcacaaatactagggccgacaccttaggtcgcaccctctgtttaacccattgactccggcccgcttaaaccgagctcagtgcataataagctgtcctaggataccagtgtccgagccgtgccaattgcacaagttaaccgtggcacccttaggccgttggtttacaatttacatggcataacaCCATTCTTTCAGTCATAtatatattagggagcccttagtcccgttcaaatattcaactgggtgtagttttcttacctttggcttctagatgaattagttacgggcgatactccttgagcgcgatccgatccccgagccctatcttagcacctagtcacaaccatgatgaaggataccattaacaatcttaaatgagtttctaaaccaagttctagtcctcggaacattgaacttcaccaaatatggtaaaagattcaatcctgagcaccctaggttaaattcccaagcctaaaatctcaaaatcccttaagggccccgacataggccatccatgccgctgcatggccccaaacagagcccacttaaggcacaaaaataggtaagggtcgcggcatttcttggaccatgccgcggcccgccctccttcctaagcatgcatcggCTTCGAAGGGCCGcaactcaccaagaactatgctgcggcccgacccttcgaacccagaaaaacccaccattttcaacctctaaacctcACTTTTGGCCACCCCAagctcccaactcaaaaccaattaataacaacatcattagaatgatctaatcaacataattccaccaaaaatccagcctaacacaccaaaatcccaattccaatttctgagatttcaaacctagaaactcaaaaccagccatggaaatactaaaattcaaccatcaaaatttgaattgaaacttacctcagctgtagaatcgttcctccaagaatcccctgacctatcttcaaagtttcaagcctcaaactccaccttgaatatcaaaatcacaactattaaaaactcagccatttttcttaatGTTCCTAACCACATAAtgaaaatcaatgcttaccttggctctaatttagtccttgattagttcttgagctcAACCTCTAATTCAGCCCTTTAGTTCCTCAAAGATTCAGCTTGATTCCAGTAATTCCTCCTCAAATTTCAGTGTCgttcttccttaagagagagaaagagctgagaaagggtcggtctaattttgggtctactattttctaaagtattccaagtatatccttaggttattagactaatcccaaagctcggggtactggaaacacccccgagggcaaaatagtaaatttccccaatattcccacctaaactctctaacctcaaatatatctccatatatttatttccatcacccgatagtATAAATCACTACCCGAAACCTAAattacccctgacttgtccaaagtcaattataatgccccgttgtgacttttcccgctatctagccctaggatcgcctcgagtcgctggctgcagatttatccacataataatgtggttctcacatatatctcatgcatatatatcatatcatcatataatatcatcaattatcatatgcacactattaatcatataattacgcatttaaatcaataacattcattctaatcccaattatgccctcccgacacactaatcaaggcccttaagccttattagtgattttgggtcgttacaactatcccctcctactgagaatttcgtcctcgaaatttacctgaatagctcgggatactaatcccgcatcactgtctctaactccgaggtcgcttcttcgaccttgctatttctccataatactttcactaacggaattgtcttatttcgtaagactttgtccttccgatccaaaatctgaactggttgctcctcatggGACAAATCTATCTGTAACTCTGAGTCCTCGTACTTCAGTACATGTgtcgtatcagaaacatacttccacaacatggagacatggaacacattatgaactcctgatagcgacggtggaaaggccagcctataagccacctgtccaatcctctccaggatctcaaaaggtccaacaaaccaagggctcagctttcccttcactccaaacctcctcacacctctcaatggtgaaactctcaaaaacacgtggtccctaacctggaactccacgttcctacgcttagggtcagcgtagcttttctgtctactctgcgaggcaagcattctagctcgaatcttttctatggcctcattagtcttctgaaccatatctggccccaaatattttctctcacccatctcatcccagtgaatgggcgatctacactttcttccatataacatctcataaggagccactccaatcgtggattgatagttgttgttatatgagaactcaatcaatgggaggtacttactccacgaaccctcaaagtcaatcacacatgccctaagcatgtcctccaatacctgaatcatcctctcagactgtccatcagtctgaggatgaaaagttgtgctaaacttcagctgagtccccatagctctctgcaaagctccccaaaacttggaggtaaagatagggtctcgatcagatacaatagactttggaaccccatggagacgaactatctccctcacatacagctctgcatactgctccactgtataagtcgacctcactagtagaaaatgagctgacttggtgtatctgtccactatcacccacaccgagtcatgaagtccaaatGTCCTAGGTAATCCTccaacgaaatccatcgtaatgtcctcccacttccactctgggatacccaaaggctgaagcaatcccgctggtcgctgatgctcagccttaacctgctgacatgtcaaacatctagacacatactcaactacatccttcttcatcccgggccaccaatataa
It encodes the following:
- the LOC133818691 gene encoding uncharacterized protein LOC133818691 produces the protein MAGPGRGVGRVGSGNRKESAMSRVVNSVFGFVRMAEFEILFVLFFVIAFLIFKDLTSRPEYNQILVKKPPDGDIFN